Proteins co-encoded in one Rhopalosiphum maidis isolate BTI-1 chromosome 2, ASM367621v3, whole genome shotgun sequence genomic window:
- the LOC113554767 gene encoding probable inactive peptidyl-prolyl cis-trans isomerase-like 6, with protein sequence MNIQVVGCILSNSFHLTKYILLNLVKHRHDLINKYVIKGVMDIEWTRCLWKINQILGGVKRQNTVAIFINENYIGNCVEFQNYMSFKYNITMSLWSLNYKQLALIDVQNYYNNNKSTFVRMVFEVNNWEIGHVVFALFDKLVPKTCKYFKQLCNNKIEGYLNSSVHRIDINNGFIQAGRILNQIAYLKKENFLVSHDRRGVLSLASRQTYFNGPEFIISFQPNPWMNNKYVAFGHAVEGEKTLKLIEKLSNAHEICNQQIRITSCDVLLNCNSRSVVETKLDTFLYSIIDKIILKAMYINSYGKPRPLHKPIITNLQYIESIIQTITTNAMSKIKDLAQSQENIPFKDYSKLPGSIPSAPSICKDEIKKKHSLIKLTPYSIGFNGTTSHIHKIDKTMLTIKSKQPKHTGACSKIKIDKNVKYGINLPTDHKDYWKYKKIYNCIAN encoded by the exons atgaatatacaaGTTGTAGGatgtatattatctaattcTTTTCacttaactaaatatatattactt aatttGGTGAAACATCGgcatgatttaattaataaatatgttattaaaggTGTTATGGACATTGAATGGACGAGATGTTTATGGAAAATAAATCaa ATTCTCGGTGGTGTGAAACGCCAAAATACTGTAGCAATATTTATCAATGAAAACTATATAGGCAATTGTgtagaatttcaaaattatatgagcttcaaatacaatattactatgAGTTTGTGGTCTCTGAACTATAAACAACTTGCATTGATTgatgttcaaaattattataataataataaa TCGACATTTGTACGTATGGTTTTTGAAGTTAACAATTGGGAAATTGGTCACGTCGTTTTTGct ttGTTTGATAAACTAGTTCcaaaaacatgtaaatatttcaaacaattatgtaataataaaattgaaggaTACTTAAATAGTTCTGTTCACAGGATCGatataaataatggttttattcaAGCTGGgc GAATCTTAAATCAAATtgcgtatttaaaaaaagaaaacttcTTAGTCAGTCATGATAGAAGAGGTGTGCTGTCATTAGCTAGTAGACAAACATATTTCAATGGTccggaatttattattagttttcaaCCAAATCCTtggatgaataataaatatgtagcgTTTgg ACATGCTGTCGAAGGCGAGAaaaccttaaaattaattgagaaattgtCTAACGCACATGAAATCTGTAACCaacaaatacgtataacttCCTGTGATGTACTACTAAACTGCAATAGTCGTTCAGTCGTTGAAACAAaattagatacatttttatattctattattgacaaaattatactcaaagctatgtatataaattcataCGGCAAACCCAGACCTCTCCATAAACCTATCATCACAAATCTTCAGTACATAGAATCGATTATTCAGACCATAACAACCAATGCTATGAGTAAAATTAAAGACTTAGCACAATCTCAAGAAAATATACCATTTAAGGATTATTCAAAACTACCTGGTTCTATTCCGAGCGCGCCATCTATCTGCAAGGatgaaataaagaaaaaacattcACTCATAAAGTTGACGCCATATTCTATTGGTTTCAATGGAACTACAAGTCACATACacaaaattgataaaacaatgttgacaattaaatcaaaacaacCAAAACATACGGGAGcttgtagtaaaataaaaatcgacaAAAATGTCAAGTATGGTATAAATTTACCAACAGATCATAAGGATTATtggaaatacaaaaaaatttataactgcATTGCCAATTGA
- the LOC113554246 gene encoding uncharacterized protein LOC113554246, which produces MRPVMPQVLLAAMLWLLVSDSNAQMFDHDMGVLDRRVLTDGVDYELFNKTLASKPGSSSRASRTNSSQQQQHVTSPTNRLIPAYNPPDRNTFTPPLPPERFNPFADKPTLRGSNSEKPLQTRRPGIVQAKFEKEFIPIRPVDVPVADTKKKTINTPSLNKLRVPESTYSEPTSTTAVNGFKGLNDTYNIVVQQVQNLSTPNVFRILFDDTGKKMDGLLGNDKPNFDQDLKPSRTVKQEVPKPTQRTVQPIETTSSSQVYETTSEETTENEPSIFKEQQVTESKNDVDIPESHPEIVSMPDHPEPRARYILGVFWDVHVYLIAILFLILVFCSMVSIARIRAFKKLLTCGYFVTIHGLLIIIGCVRSAYLLYDPYNVNGTLSIQVSGLALNIVFPLLLTVYSVLFLFLLRATDVKTIFYNLQKSSLLAIFICCYMAFCIIVLFYSEAHILSLVSKCIYILLCVILGVTYVCLYRSMTNASLRKQGTIFGASFHEHRPTLAHSVRVTLATSMLSLLMASVQLYGMVGVYEMLGKDQPNPWLWWGYQFSVRVIEISSCFLIFWASIQPLRYTSEKEAQNQSGLTLFPCRGTVSRSDPPSDDIYPAICSANQAVHNYTLRTGKHIYDDTYSMGGPPLANHQLFAHTTERRSLKRMDDDSRSMYAYAERAAIQPSPSMLVAENGFVRFRSLADERNSEDQMYPIKIHHHRDNCCT; this is translated from the coding sequence ATGCGACCAGTCATGCCACAGGTATTGCTTGCGGCAATGCTTTGGCTCCTGGTGTCTGACAGCAATGCACAAATGTTTGATCATGACATGGGTGTATTAGATAGACGGGTTTTAACCGATGGTGTAGACTATGAGCTGTTCAATAAGACACTAGCGTCAAAGCCAGGATCAAGCTCTCGGGCTTCACGGACAAATTCGTCTCAACAACAGCAGCATGTAACAAGTCCAACTAATCGTTTGATACCTGCATACAATCCTCCAGATCGAAACACTTTTACTCCACCCCTACCCCCAGAGCGGTTTAATCCATTTGCTGATAAACCAACACTTAGGGGTAGTAATTCAGAAAAGCCATTGCAAACTAGGCGGCCAGGAATTGTGCAGgcaaaatttgaaaaagaatttatacctattagaCCTGTAGATGTTCCAGTTGCAGATACAAAAAAGAAGACAATTAACACACctagtttgaataaattaagagTGCCAGAATCTACTTATTCTGAACCAACTAGTACTACAGCAGTTAATGGATTCAAAGGCCTTAacgatacttataatattgtagtacaGCAAGTGCAAAACTTGTCAACCCCAaatgtttttagaatattgtTTGATGATACAGGTAAGAAAATGGATGGTTTATTAGGTAACGATAAGCCCAACTTTGACCAGGATCTTAAACCATCTCGAACCGTTAAACAAGAAGTTCCCAAGCCCACACAACGAACTGTTCAGCCAATTGAAACCACATCTTCATCACAAGTATATGAAACAACATCTGAAGAAACAACTGAAAATGAACCTTCAATATTTAAGGAGCAACAAGTAACAGAGTCAAAAAATGATGTTGATATACCTGAATCACATCCAGAAATAGTATCAATGCCAGATCATCCTGAACCAAGAGCCAGGTATATTCTTGGAGTTTTTTGGGATgttcatgtttatttaattgctATACTCTTCCTgatattagtattttgttCAATGGTTAGTATAGCAAGGATAAGAgcatttaagaaattattaacatgTGGTTACTTTGTCACTATACATGGTTTACTAATAATCATAGGCTGTGTAAGAAGTGCTTATTTGTTGTATGATCCATATAACGTAAACGGAACATTATCTATTCAAGTGTCTGGGTTGGCTTTGAACATAGTATTCCCACTCTTGTTGACTGTatattcagttttatttttgtttctgttGCGAGCCACCgatgtaaaaacaattttttataatttacaaaaatcatcattattagcaatatttatttgttgctATATggcattttgtattattgtattgttttattcagAAGCTCATATACTTTCATTAGTATCCAAATGTATCTACATTCTATTATGTGTGATACTTGGAGTGACTTATGTATGTCTATATAGATCTATGACTAATGCTTCCTTAAGGAAACAAGGAACTATATTTGGAGCTAGCTTCCATGAACATCGCCCTACTTTGGCTCATTCTGTACGCGTGACATTGGCCACTAGTATGCTGAGTCTTCTTATGGCATCAGTTCAATTATATGGTATGGTTGGTGTCTATGAAATGCTGGGTAAAGATCAGCCAAACCCATGGTTATGGTGGGGTTATCAGTTTTCTGTACGTGTGATTGAGATATCATcatgttttttgatattttgggCATCCATACAGCCACTGAGATATACTAGCGAAAAAGAAGCTCAAAATCAATCCGGCTTAACATTATTCCCATGTCGTGGTACTGTTTCCCGGAGTGATCCACCATCAGATGACATTTATCCAGCCATCTGCAGTGCCAATCAAGCTGTACACAATTATACATTACGTACAGGCAAACACATATATGATGACACGTACTCAATGGGTGGTCCACCATTGGCTAACCATCAATTATTTGCGCATACTACTGAAAGGAGATCATTAAAACGAATGGATGATGACTCTAGAAGTATGTATGCGTATGCAGAGAGAGCAGCCATACAGCCTTCGCCGTCCATGTTAGTTGCTGAAAATGGATTTGTTAGGTTTAGATCACTAGCTGATGAACGTAATTCAGAAGATCAGATGTATCCGATCAAAATTCATCATCACAGGGATAACTGttgtacttaa
- the LOC113551792 gene encoding uncharacterized protein LOC113551792, whose product MSKRPRTEPPTNGQEDIWGDDFTYDEVNSIVNIESIASQSHFSVQSRHVSLHVPVNLNNPGKQKDNQIREGEIKNLKNKIKQLEIQLSNTKQENDDKFKNMKNIIDCKDTELKFQQQEITALKNKIKEMKIINKIIPQKNVSFSCMKTGSNSTLLHNASEHNLKKNISTQTIQTMNNEQYLLIKDHFPEINKSYEKLKKCLYPDLFSIQNNQNDVKNLSTIQDCHIILAKLMVLETFDEFQSYSLIEMLFENCKHILESTIEILQETIDDEDFVNREKQLIYSYLNLNKQYLKNRFSMFDLQFSHLLDCISVLTTISNIVPKIVMNHTNNLFQTFVHFLQIIGSQSRTLEYVSVIIALIRFLTNLCSCNWDITKQKQLDIYEIIKEIVFCRPCINIIQELIHLLSKISIYTEITDNLCQLSTTKTFILSDRVSTFTTGTCVLRVLCLQLELLKHSNNLIINYLYFVNILLNSTHVPKWMHKMPNKTCDCTASFIEFTIQCLYIVFNIYEKERESYDIDLLKLVEEIVENSYSILYRLGKLDEEFRTHISKCKGRYDVIVRKIQKLEFDKSNKFLVKELKKFEFKSLTHSQYNSSVIYEVFPIDKPKFTQKSQYQFDEPNKQIVENNK is encoded by the exons ATGAGTAAAAGACCAAGAACAGAACCACCAACTAACGGTCAAGAAGACATTTGGGGTGATGATTTTACATACGATGAAGTGAATTCTATAGTCAACATTGAATCAATAGCATCACAATCACATTTTTCCG ttCAATCTAGACATGTCTCCCTTCATGTTCcagtcaatttaaataatcctgGCAAACAAAAGGACAATCAAATAAGAGAAGGAGagatcaaaaatttaaaaaataaaattaagcaaTTAGAAATTCAATTAAGCAATACAAAACAAGaaaatgatgataaatttaaaaacatgaaaaatattatcgacTGTAAAGATACAGAGCTTAAATTTCag caACAAGAAATTACTGCACTTAAGAATAAGATAAAAGAAAtgaagataattaataaaattatccctCAGAAAAATGTGTCATTTAGCTGTATGAAAACTGGAAGTAACTCAACTTTATT gcacAATGCTTcagaacataatttaaaaaaaaatatatcaactcAAACAATTCAAACCATGAACAATGAacaatatctattaataaaagaTCATTTtcctgaaataaataaaagttatgaaaagctaaaaaaatgtttgtatcctgacttatttagtattcaaaataatcaaaatg atgtaaaaaatttaagtacaataCAAGATTGCCATATAATTTTAGCTAAATTGATGGTGTTGGAAACTTTTGATGAATTTCAATCTTATTCATTAATTGAAATG ttatttgaaaactgtaaacatattttagaatCCACAATTGAAATACTTCAAGAGACAATAGATGATGAAGACTTTGTCAACAGAGAAaagcaattaatttatagttacttaaatttaaataaacaatatttaaaaaatagattttctaT gtttgATCTACAATTCTCTCATTTATTGGATTGCATATCAGTATTAACTACTATTTCTAATATTGTACcaaaaattgttatgaatcatacaaataatttatttcaaacttttGTACACTTTTTACAGATAATTGGTTcacaa agTCGTACCCTGGAATATGTTTCTGTAATTATAGCATTGATAAGGTTTCTTACAAATTTATGTAGTTGTAATTGGgatataacaaaacaaaa GCAATTAgacatttatgaaataattaaggaAATAGTATTCTGTCGTCCATGCATTAACATTATACAAGAACTAATACATTTGTTAAGCAAAATTTCTATATATACAGAGATAACAGACAACCTATGCCAATTATCTA ctacCAAAACATTTATTCTATCTGACAGAGTTAGTACATTTACAACAg gaaCATGTGTTCTCCGTGTCCTTTGTCTTCAGCTAGAACTTCTCAAACATAGTAATAATCTTatcataaactatttatattttgtaaatatacttttaaatagtaCACATGTACCTAAATGGATGCACAAAATGCCAAATAAAACATGTGATTGTACTGCATcatttatagaatttacaatacaatgtTTATACATTGTCTTCAACATTTATGAAAAAG aaagaGAATCTTATgacattgatttattaaaacttgtggaagaaattgttgaaaatagtTATTCTATACTATATCGTTTAGGAAAGTTAGATGAAGAATTTCGTACTCACATAAGTAAATGTAAGGGTCGTTATGATGTTATTGTTCGGAAAATTCAAAAGCTTGAATTTGACAAATCAAATA aatttttagtaaaagaattgaaaaaatttgaattcaaatcaTTAACGCATAGCCAATACAATTCTTCTGTAATTTATGAAGTATTTCCAATTGATAAACCaaagtttacacaaaaatcaCAGTACCAATTCGATGAAcctaataaacaaattgttgaaaataataaatga
- the LOC113551793 gene encoding LOW QUALITY PROTEIN: zinc finger CCHC-type and RNA-binding motif-containing protein 1-like (The sequence of the model RefSeq protein was modified relative to this genomic sequence to represent the inferred CDS: inserted 1 base in 1 codon): MNKLAPSKCTVYVSNLPFNLTNNDLHKVFEKYGKVVKVTIVKDKTTRQSKGVAFVLFLNQNEANDCVKSTNGIQMFGRTLKSSIALDNGRSTEFIRKRQYTDKSFCYECGKEGHLSYKCPENCLGERQPPPXKKKKKNLNGNEGCSKNQESYPSSEEDTAFYDKTKNFKERNSEEEECDLSHMETLSAVIHEEQENNIDISSKVEVTHTNKKVYRKNSYFSDEEELIE; the protein is encoded by the exons atgaataaattagcTCCAAGTAAATGTACAGTATATGTTTCGAATCTTCCATTCAATTTAACAAACAACGATTTAcataaagtatttgaaaaatatggaaaagtagttaa aGTTACTATAGTTAAAGATAAAACAACACGCCAAAGTAAAGGAGTGgcatttgtattatttcttaatcAAAATGAAGCTAACGATTGTGTTAAATCTACAAATGGCATACAA ATGTTTGGACGAACATTAAAAAGCTCTATTGCACTAGATAATGGCCGTAGTACAGAATTTATCAGAAAACGTCAGTATACTGACAAAAGTTTTTGCTACGAATGTGGCAAAGAAGGCCATCTCAGTTACAAATGCCCAGAAAATTGTTTGGGCGAACGACAGCCaccac aaaaaaaaaaaaagaaaaacttaaaTGGCAACGAAGGATGTAGCAAa AATCAAGAATCTTATCCTAGCTCAGAAGAGGATACagcattttatgataaaactaaaaattttaaagaaagaaATAGCGAAGAAGAAGAATGTGATTTATCTCATATGGAGACATTAAGTGCAGTTATACATGAGGAA caaGAGAATAATATTGACATAAGTAGCAAAGTTGAAGTaacacatacaaataaaaaagtataccgTAAAAATTCATACTTTAGTGATGAGGAAGAgcttattgaataa